From Solwaraspora sp. WMMD1047, the proteins below share one genomic window:
- a CDS encoding fatty acid--CoA ligase, whose amino-acid sequence MRSTMMATPLQVSRILTHGSTVHGGAEVVTWTGAEPRRMTYAQVGADAARLAHALRDELGVTGDQRVATFMWNNNEHLVAYLAVPSMGAVLHTLNLRLFPDQVAYIANHAADRVLLVDSTLIPLLAKSLPEMSTVEHIVVVGGGDPAPLLAAGGGRVAVHDWAELLRDKPDRCDWPLLDENDAAALCYTSGTTGNPKGVAYSHRSIYLHSLQICLPESFGLGPTTRELAIVPMFHAMSWGLPYAAFLSGASLIMPDRFLQAAPIADMIAAERPTLAGAVPTIWTDLLAHLDANEVDTSSLAEVIVGGSACPPALMHAFAERHGVDVIHAWGMTEMSPLGSVARPPAGATGELAWRYRYSQGRVPAGVEARIVGPLGEPLPADGVAVGELEVRGPWITGSYLGEEEPDPEKFRDGWLRTGDVGMLSADGYITLTDRAKDVIKSGGEWISSVELENALMAHPAVQEACVVGVPDPRWDERPLATVVLRAGASATAEELRDFLAGRVARWQLPERWAFIEAVPKTSVGKFDKKRVRASYADGALSVRELAG is encoded by the coding sequence ATGCGTAGCACGATGATGGCAACGCCCCTGCAGGTGTCCCGGATCCTCACCCACGGCAGCACGGTGCACGGAGGGGCCGAGGTGGTGACCTGGACCGGTGCCGAACCCCGCCGGATGACGTACGCGCAGGTCGGCGCCGACGCGGCCCGGCTGGCGCACGCGCTCCGCGACGAGCTCGGGGTCACCGGTGACCAGCGGGTCGCCACCTTCATGTGGAACAACAACGAGCACCTGGTGGCGTACCTCGCGGTGCCGAGCATGGGGGCCGTGCTGCACACCCTCAACCTGCGGCTCTTCCCGGACCAGGTCGCCTACATCGCCAACCACGCGGCCGACCGGGTGCTGCTCGTCGACTCCACCCTGATCCCGCTGCTCGCGAAGTCCCTGCCGGAGATGTCCACAGTAGAACATATCGTGGTCGTCGGGGGCGGGGATCCGGCGCCGCTGCTGGCCGCGGGCGGCGGGCGGGTGGCCGTACACGATTGGGCCGAGCTGCTGCGCGACAAGCCGGACCGGTGCGACTGGCCGCTGCTGGACGAGAACGACGCCGCCGCGCTCTGCTACACCTCCGGCACCACCGGCAACCCGAAGGGCGTGGCCTACTCACACCGCTCGATCTACCTGCACTCGCTGCAGATCTGCCTGCCGGAGAGCTTCGGGCTCGGCCCGACCACCCGGGAGCTGGCCATCGTGCCGATGTTCCACGCGATGTCCTGGGGACTGCCGTACGCGGCCTTCCTCTCCGGCGCGTCGCTGATCATGCCGGACCGGTTCCTGCAGGCCGCCCCGATCGCCGACATGATCGCCGCCGAGCGGCCCACGCTGGCCGGCGCGGTCCCGACCATCTGGACCGACCTGCTGGCCCACCTGGACGCCAACGAGGTCGACACCTCCTCGCTGGCCGAGGTGATCGTCGGCGGTTCGGCCTGCCCGCCGGCGCTGATGCACGCCTTCGCCGAGCGGCACGGGGTGGACGTGATCCACGCCTGGGGAATGACCGAGATGTCGCCGCTCGGCTCGGTGGCCCGCCCGCCGGCCGGCGCCACCGGCGAGCTGGCCTGGCGGTACCGCTACAGCCAGGGGCGGGTGCCGGCCGGGGTCGAGGCCCGCATCGTCGGCCCGCTCGGCGAGCCGCTGCCCGCCGACGGCGTGGCCGTCGGCGAGTTGGAGGTACGCGGTCCCTGGATCACCGGCTCCTACCTGGGCGAGGAGGAGCCGGACCCGGAGAAGTTCCGGGACGGCTGGCTGCGGACCGGGGACGTCGGCATGCTCTCCGCCGACGGGTACATCACGTTGACCGACCGGGCCAAGGACGTGATCAAGTCCGGCGGTGAGTGGATCTCCTCGGTCGAGCTGGAGAACGCGCTGATGGCGCACCCCGCCGTGCAGGAGGCGTGCGTCGTCGGGGTGCCGGACCCGCGCTGGGACGAGCGCCCGCTGGCCACCGTCGTGCTCCGGGCGGGGGCGTCGGCCACGGCCGAGGAGCTGCGTGACTTCCTGGCCGGACGGGTGGCCCGCTGGCAGCTACCGGAGCGGTGGGCGTTCATCGAGGCGGTGCCGAAGACCAGCGTCGGGAAGTTCGACAAGAAGCGGGTCCGGGCCAGCTACGCCGACGGCGCCCTGTCGGTCCGCGAGCTGGCCGGCTGA
- a CDS encoding NUDIX domain-containing protein, with protein sequence MSSIGWAESYLGQLRALAGDRTLMFVGARAVVRDDAGRVLLIQRSDNGYWAMPAGAMELGESIAACATREVWEETGLRSTVVTPFALYTGPDRTFTNMYGDTYQLFVVAFRVDVWEGELLTVTDETTDAAFYRYDQFPTPLSSTVAETLADLAFFEETGQTVLK encoded by the coding sequence ATGAGCAGCATCGGGTGGGCCGAGTCGTACCTCGGGCAGCTCCGGGCGCTGGCCGGCGACCGGACGCTGATGTTCGTCGGCGCCCGCGCCGTGGTCCGCGACGACGCCGGCCGGGTGCTGCTGATCCAGCGTTCCGACAACGGCTACTGGGCGATGCCGGCCGGCGCCATGGAGCTTGGCGAGTCGATCGCCGCCTGTGCGACCCGGGAGGTGTGGGAGGAGACCGGCCTGAGGTCGACGGTGGTGACGCCGTTCGCCCTCTACACCGGCCCGGATCGCACCTTCACCAACATGTACGGCGACACCTACCAGCTCTTCGTGGTCGCGTTCCGGGTCGACGTCTGGGAAGGAGAGCTGCTCACCGTCACCGACGAGACCACCGACGCCGCCTTCTACCGCTACGACCAGTTCCCGACGCCGCTCTCCTCCACCGTCGCCGAGACCCTGGCCGACCTGGCGTTCTTCGAAGAAACCGGGCAGACCGTTCTGAAGTAG
- a CDS encoding type 1 glutamine amidotransferase domain-containing protein translates to MAAKLTGKRVAFLATDGVEEVEYTQPREAIENAGAEVELVSLEAGSIQAFNHLDKSKTYQVDTVVSAADPDRYDALVLPGGVANPDFLRADPDAVSFVRSFFTAGKPVGAICHGPWTMIDADVVRGRTVTSWPSLRTDLTNAGATWVDEEVHVDNGLVTSRKPDDLPAFCAKVVEEIGEGRH, encoded by the coding sequence ATGGCGGCGAAACTGACCGGCAAGCGGGTGGCGTTCCTGGCTACCGACGGCGTCGAGGAGGTGGAGTACACCCAGCCTCGGGAGGCGATCGAGAACGCCGGCGCCGAGGTCGAGCTGGTCTCCCTCGAAGCCGGTTCGATCCAGGCCTTCAACCACCTGGACAAGTCAAAGACGTACCAGGTCGACACGGTGGTGTCGGCGGCCGACCCGGACCGGTACGACGCGCTGGTGCTGCCGGGCGGGGTGGCCAACCCGGACTTTCTGCGGGCCGACCCGGACGCGGTGAGCTTCGTCCGGTCGTTCTTCACCGCGGGCAAGCCGGTCGGGGCGATCTGCCACGGGCCGTGGACGATGATCGACGCCGACGTGGTCCGGGGCCGGACGGTCACCTCCTGGCCGAGCCTGCGTACCGACCTGACGAATGCGGGGGCGACCTGGGTCGACGAGGAGGTGCACGTCGACAACGGGCTGGTGACCAGCCGCAAGCCGGACGACCTGCCGGCGTTCTGCGCCAAGGTGGTGGAGGAGATCGGCGAGGGCCGGCACTGA
- a CDS encoding DUF4260 domain-containing protein, producing the protein MQKLNPTAAQRIEAVALAALAVVVTIAAGYAWWWPLALFLVFDLSMLGYLRGPRSGAFWYNLGHSYTLPALLGAVAVAAAAMDEPADWLGVLAAAWVFHIAVDRALGYGLKTPEGFEHTHLGEIGTARRARSESRRNPR; encoded by the coding sequence GTGCAGAAATTGAATCCGACCGCGGCTCAGCGCATCGAGGCCGTCGCGCTCGCCGCCCTCGCCGTCGTCGTGACCATCGCCGCCGGATACGCGTGGTGGTGGCCGCTGGCCCTCTTCCTCGTCTTCGACCTCTCCATGCTCGGCTACCTGCGCGGCCCTCGTTCGGGCGCGTTCTGGTACAACCTGGGGCACTCCTACACGCTGCCGGCGTTGCTCGGCGCGGTGGCGGTCGCCGCGGCCGCCATGGACGAACCGGCCGACTGGCTCGGGGTCCTGGCCGCCGCCTGGGTCTTCCACATCGCCGTCGACCGGGCCCTCGGTTACGGCCTCAAGACGCCGGAGGGATTCGAACACACCCACCTAGGCGAGATCGGAACAGCCCGGCGGGCCCGGTCCGAGTCCCGGCGGAATCCCCGCTGA
- a CDS encoding glycosyltransferase family 9 protein: protein MIGRVRDLVPGVERIAVLRANALGDFIFTLPALEALRSAYPDAELVLLGAPWHDRLLRDRPGPVDRVLVVPPADGIRAAAPDEPPMAMADFLAAARRERFDLALQMHGGGANSNPLVAGLGARVTAGLRAADAPPLDRWLRYVYYQPEIVRYLEVAGLVGAEPVTLVPRLAVTRADVDEARTLLGEPDRPRIALHPGASDPRRRWPAERFAEVADALAADGYQVLVTGSVAERELADRVVAAARAPVRSLAGQLSLGGLIGLYVGCRVVVSNDTGPVHVAAAVGTPTVGIFWVGNLINCAVPLRARHRPIGSWTIHCPVCGVDGSRDIYPDRDGVGECEHRESFVTDVPVVEVLAAVADLAETGGSQLIPAG from the coding sequence GTGATCGGCCGGGTGCGGGACCTGGTGCCGGGGGTCGAACGGATCGCCGTGCTGCGGGCGAACGCTCTCGGCGACTTCATCTTCACCCTGCCGGCACTGGAGGCGCTGCGGTCCGCGTACCCGGATGCGGAGCTGGTGTTGCTCGGTGCGCCGTGGCACGACAGGCTGCTGCGCGACCGACCCGGCCCGGTGGATCGGGTGCTGGTGGTGCCGCCGGCGGACGGGATCCGGGCCGCCGCCCCGGACGAGCCGCCGATGGCGATGGCGGACTTCCTCGCCGCCGCCCGGCGGGAACGCTTCGATCTGGCGCTGCAGATGCACGGCGGCGGCGCCAACTCCAACCCGCTCGTCGCCGGGCTCGGTGCCCGGGTCACCGCCGGACTGCGGGCCGCCGACGCCCCGCCGCTGGACCGCTGGCTGCGCTACGTCTACTACCAGCCGGAGATCGTCCGCTATCTGGAGGTCGCCGGTCTGGTCGGCGCCGAGCCGGTGACCCTGGTGCCCCGGCTGGCGGTCACCCGCGCGGACGTCGACGAGGCGCGAACCCTGCTGGGTGAGCCGGACCGGCCGAGGATCGCGCTGCACCCCGGCGCCAGCGACCCGCGCCGCCGCTGGCCCGCCGAGCGCTTCGCCGAGGTGGCCGACGCGCTGGCGGCCGACGGGTACCAGGTCCTGGTCACCGGCAGCGTGGCCGAGCGCGAACTCGCCGACCGGGTGGTGGCCGCCGCCCGCGCCCCGGTGCGGTCGCTGGCCGGTCAGCTCTCCCTCGGCGGCCTGATCGGGCTCTACGTCGGCTGCCGGGTGGTGGTCTCCAACGACACCGGGCCGGTGCACGTCGCGGCGGCGGTCGGTACCCCGACGGTCGGCATCTTCTGGGTCGGCAACCTGATCAACTGCGCCGTGCCGCTGCGGGCCCGGCACCGCCCAATCGGCTCCTGGACCATCCACTGCCCGGTCTGCGGGGTGGACGGCAGTCGGGACATCTACCCGGACCGCGACGGCGTCGGTGAGTGCGAGCACCGGGAGTCGTTCGTGACCGACGTGCCGGTGGTGGAGGTGCTGGCGGCTGTCGCCGACCTGGCCGAGACCGGCGGCAGCCAGCTCATCCCGGCAGGCTGA
- a CDS encoding metallophosphoesterase: MSTTVRRWAGSLVGFGRAAGRRIAAVTGPVRRHRGTRRTGRAVVILVATLAGLVGGMLLAGPSSGDVGPFEAKFALTPAWSGGTDVQLPPLGAVWFDSHYGPVRLTVRLDSLDQNRTLALASSPDALAEASRTVVDDVRSGIIHAVIRHVVAGLLGALLVAVFVLRTPRRVAVSAGLAVAVMAATATVAVTTFRPESVEEPTYRGLLTNAPAVIGDAQEITSQFGRYRDQLQRLVNNVSKLYGTVSTLPAYQPTAGTVRVLHISDLHLNPVAWPLVTAVVRQYAIDVVIDTGDINDWGSPPESAYVDAIGDLGVPYVYVQGNHDSQLTATAVARQPNAVVLDDQIATVNGLTIAGIGDPRFTPDKRDADAEEPDADPVRESGRQLATTVTAAGVPVHLALVHDPVAAEPLNGVVPLVLAGHHHERKVSTMEQLPDRPATRLMVQGSTGGAGLRGLENEEPTSLQMSILYFGPQQALGAYDEITIGGTGRTDVTIQRKILDPEDQPQPSPSGTPSSSPR, translated from the coding sequence ATGTCGACAACAGTCCGGCGTTGGGCCGGGTCGTTGGTCGGGTTCGGGCGAGCCGCTGGACGGCGGATCGCCGCGGTCACCGGCCCGGTGCGGCGGCATCGTGGTACGCGCCGAACCGGCCGCGCCGTCGTGATCCTCGTCGCCACCCTGGCCGGTCTGGTCGGCGGGATGCTGTTGGCGGGTCCGTCGTCCGGTGATGTCGGACCGTTCGAGGCGAAGTTCGCACTGACCCCGGCCTGGTCGGGAGGCACCGATGTGCAACTGCCGCCGCTGGGGGCGGTGTGGTTCGACAGCCACTACGGGCCGGTACGACTGACCGTACGGCTGGACTCGCTCGACCAGAACCGCACCCTCGCCCTGGCGTCCAGTCCCGACGCGTTGGCCGAAGCCAGCCGCACCGTGGTCGACGACGTCCGCAGCGGCATCATCCACGCGGTGATCCGCCACGTCGTAGCCGGGCTGCTGGGTGCGCTGCTGGTGGCCGTCTTCGTGCTGCGCACCCCGCGCAGGGTGGCGGTCAGCGCCGGGCTGGCGGTGGCGGTGATGGCGGCGACCGCGACGGTCGCGGTGACCACCTTCCGGCCGGAGTCGGTCGAGGAACCCACCTACCGCGGGCTGTTGACGAACGCGCCCGCGGTGATCGGCGACGCACAGGAGATCACCAGTCAGTTCGGCAGATACCGCGACCAGTTGCAGCGCCTGGTGAACAACGTCAGCAAGCTCTACGGCACCGTCTCCACCCTGCCGGCGTACCAGCCGACCGCCGGCACCGTCCGAGTACTGCACATCTCGGACCTGCACCTCAACCCGGTCGCCTGGCCGCTGGTCACCGCCGTGGTCCGTCAGTACGCGATCGACGTGGTCATCGACACCGGCGACATCAACGACTGGGGTTCCCCACCGGAGTCCGCGTACGTCGACGCCATCGGCGACCTCGGGGTTCCCTACGTGTACGTCCAGGGAAACCACGACTCCCAGCTCACCGCCACCGCCGTGGCCCGGCAGCCGAACGCGGTGGTGCTCGACGACCAGATCGCCACGGTCAACGGTCTGACCATCGCCGGCATCGGCGACCCCCGGTTCACCCCGGACAAGCGCGACGCCGACGCCGAGGAGCCGGACGCCGACCCGGTCCGCGAGTCGGGGCGGCAACTCGCCACCACCGTCACCGCCGCCGGCGTCCCGGTCCACCTGGCCCTCGTGCACGACCCGGTCGCCGCCGAGCCGCTCAACGGCGTCGTACCCCTGGTGCTGGCCGGCCACCACCACGAGCGGAAGGTCAGCACCATGGAGCAGCTGCCCGACCGGCCGGCCACCCGGCTCATGGTCCAGGGATCGACCGGGGGCGCCGGACTACGCGGCCTGGAGAACGAGGAACCCACCTCGCTGCAGATGTCGATCCTGTACTTCGGACCGCAGCAGGCGCTGGGCGCCTATGACGAGATCACCATCGGTGGCACCGGCCGCACCGACGTCACCATCCAGCGCAAGATCCTCGATCCGGAGGACCAACCGCAGCCCTCGCCCTCCGGAACGCCGTCGAGCTCACCCCGGTGA
- a CDS encoding glycosyltransferase family A protein gives MNRPLELGDPADFRRGRTLDVLVPTRNRAAELAVTLSGLAANSVAGFGVVVSDQSDGDPSWTHPAVAAMVRVLRHRGHPVLLTRRLPRRGLAEHRAFLLDQSAAGYVLYLDDDVWLEPGAVARLLMAMVELDCGFVGNGVHGLSYLDDVRPETHRHFEPWPGRPAPERIRPGMPQWDRARIHSAANLLHVTDACDLADGEWLAYKVSWIGGCVLYHAGRLRAAGGFDFWHRLPERHQGEDVAAQLAVLDRYGGAGILPSGAYHLESPTTVTEREVEAWEVVSLPG, from the coding sequence GTGAACCGGCCGCTGGAGCTCGGCGACCCGGCCGACTTCCGGCGCGGCCGGACCCTGGACGTACTCGTGCCTACCCGCAACCGGGCCGCGGAGCTGGCGGTGACGCTCAGCGGGCTGGCCGCGAACTCGGTGGCCGGGTTCGGGGTGGTGGTCAGCGACCAGTCCGACGGCGACCCGTCCTGGACGCATCCGGCGGTGGCCGCGATGGTCCGGGTGCTGCGCCACCGGGGGCATCCGGTGCTGCTGACCCGCCGGCTGCCCCGGCGCGGTCTGGCCGAGCACCGGGCGTTCCTGCTCGACCAGTCGGCCGCCGGGTACGTGCTCTACCTGGACGACGATGTCTGGCTGGAACCGGGCGCGGTGGCCCGGCTACTGATGGCCATGGTGGAACTCGACTGCGGCTTCGTGGGCAACGGCGTACACGGTCTGTCCTATCTGGATGACGTACGGCCGGAGACGCACCGGCACTTCGAACCGTGGCCAGGCCGGCCGGCGCCGGAGCGGATCCGGCCCGGTATGCCGCAGTGGGACCGGGCCCGGATCCACTCGGCGGCGAACCTGCTGCACGTGACGGACGCGTGCGACCTGGCCGATGGCGAATGGCTGGCGTACAAGGTCTCCTGGATCGGCGGCTGCGTGCTCTACCACGCGGGGCGGCTCCGGGCGGCCGGCGGATTCGACTTCTGGCACCGGCTGCCCGAGCGGCACCAGGGCGAGGACGTGGCCGCTCAGCTCGCCGTGCTGGACCGGTACGGCGGCGCCGGGATCCTACCCAGCGGCGCGTACCACCTGGAGTCGCCGACCACGGTCACCGAGCGGGAGGTGGAGGCCTGGGAGGTGGTCAGCCTGCCGGGATGA
- the rfaE2 gene encoding D-glycero-beta-D-manno-heptose 1-phosphate adenylyltransferase: MATGSTERRRFAEVVESWTGRGVLVVGDAMLDEWRFTESDRLCREAPAPVLTLRRRIASAGGAANAAVNLTALGAHAALVAPVGADVAGDELHDCLDRAGVCDRTVTQEGRPTPVKRRLLAADQILVREDEGNSDEPLPQLGVRRLLTALSCAVDELRAETGGPAPTLVICDYGLGALPEPVRAWLISHRGRFATVALDAHDLAHWQGLAPTVVTPSFAEAIRFLDGPGRTGGARATATGPLGRSTSTGPAAGATASVNGPAAAGGRVTVVGPEMTAAGTEVAVAGTDGRVGSDEVALTGDDRARLARSRLAELRDRTGAKVVAVTLDTDGAVVGDADGNPERSHARPVPASYAVGAGDAYLATMALALTVGTPLATATQLAQLAATTTVSDTGTCVCRRESLLAALGSAEHDDGSPIVVDHAGLAELVAGHRRAGRSVVFTNGCFDVLHPGHVRYLAQAASLGDLLVVAVNSDDSVRRLKGPDRPVNPVDDRVAVLAALSCVDHVVVFGEDSPTGLIETVRPDVYVKGGDYPPEMVPEAPLVRRLGGQVRTLGYVADRSTSAIIDRIRAQGEQRSGAAGRSPEPAGHTPAPEPAGRATEPAGHAAASESAGAVRTPLGSPPAP, translated from the coding sequence ATGGCGACAGGGTCTACGGAACGGCGGCGGTTCGCCGAGGTCGTGGAGAGCTGGACCGGACGCGGGGTGCTGGTGGTCGGCGACGCCATGCTCGACGAGTGGCGGTTCACCGAGTCCGACCGGCTCTGCCGGGAGGCACCCGCGCCGGTGCTGACCCTGCGCCGACGGATCGCCTCGGCCGGCGGGGCGGCCAACGCCGCAGTCAACCTGACCGCGCTCGGCGCCCACGCGGCGCTGGTGGCCCCGGTCGGCGCCGACGTGGCCGGCGACGAGCTGCACGACTGTCTGGACCGGGCCGGGGTCTGCGACCGGACGGTGACCCAGGAGGGTCGGCCCACGCCGGTCAAGCGGCGGCTGCTCGCCGCCGACCAGATCCTGGTACGCGAGGACGAGGGCAACAGCGACGAGCCGCTGCCGCAGCTCGGCGTACGCCGGCTGCTGACCGCCCTGAGCTGCGCGGTCGACGAGTTGCGCGCGGAGACCGGCGGGCCGGCGCCGACGCTCGTCATCTGCGACTACGGCCTGGGCGCGCTGCCGGAGCCGGTCCGGGCCTGGCTGATCTCCCACCGGGGCCGGTTCGCCACGGTGGCGCTCGACGCACACGACCTGGCGCACTGGCAGGGCCTCGCCCCCACGGTGGTGACTCCGAGCTTCGCCGAGGCGATCCGGTTCCTGGACGGCCCTGGCCGCACCGGCGGGGCCCGGGCCACGGCCACCGGTCCGCTCGGACGCTCGACCTCCACCGGTCCGGCCGCCGGTGCGACCGCGAGCGTCAACGGACCGGCAGCGGCGGGCGGCCGGGTCACCGTGGTCGGGCCGGAGATGACGGCGGCCGGTACCGAGGTGGCGGTGGCCGGCACCGACGGGCGGGTGGGCAGCGACGAGGTGGCGCTGACCGGCGACGACCGGGCCCGGCTGGCCCGCAGCCGGCTCGCCGAGCTGCGTGACCGGACCGGCGCCAAGGTGGTCGCGGTGACCCTGGACACCGACGGCGCGGTCGTCGGCGACGCCGACGGGAACCCCGAGCGCAGCCACGCCCGACCGGTGCCGGCCAGCTACGCGGTCGGGGCGGGAGACGCCTACCTGGCGACGATGGCCCTCGCGCTCACCGTCGGCACCCCGCTGGCCACCGCCACCCAGCTGGCCCAACTGGCCGCCACCACCACCGTCTCGGACACCGGCACCTGCGTCTGCCGCCGGGAGAGCCTGCTCGCCGCGCTCGGTTCGGCCGAGCACGACGACGGCTCGCCGATCGTGGTCGACCACGCCGGACTCGCCGAGCTGGTGGCCGGACACCGGCGGGCCGGCCGCAGCGTCGTGTTCACCAACGGCTGCTTCGACGTGCTGCATCCGGGACACGTTCGCTACCTGGCGCAGGCCGCCAGCCTCGGCGACCTGCTGGTGGTGGCGGTGAACTCGGACGACAGCGTCCGCCGGCTGAAGGGTCCGGACCGGCCGGTGAACCCGGTCGACGACCGGGTGGCCGTGCTGGCCGCACTCTCCTGTGTGGATCATGTGGTGGTGTTCGGGGAGGACTCCCCGACCGGGCTGATCGAGACGGTCCGCCCGGACGTGTACGTCAAGGGCGGCGACTACCCGCCCGAGATGGTGCCGGAGGCGCCGCTGGTCCGCCGTCTCGGCGGCCAGGTCCGCACCCTCGGCTACGTCGCCGACCGGTCCACCTCGGCGATCATCGACCGGATCCGCGCCCAGGGCGAGCAGCGGTCCGGCGCCGCCGGCCGCAGCCCCGAGCCGGCCGGCCACACCCCGGCTCCCGAGCCGGCCGGCCGTGCCACGGAACCGGCTGGCCATGCCGCCGCTTCCGAGTCGGCCGGGGCGGTCCGGACCCCGCTCGGCTCGCCACCGGCGCCGTGA